One Malus domestica chromosome 11, GDT2T_hap1 genomic region harbors:
- the LOC103447921 gene encoding heavy metal-associated isoprenylated plant protein 3: MAKKKKGGGGGDNNAGNTASNDGGEKKKGDGGEKKEETPITVILKIDMHCEGCATKIVKRVKGFAGVETVKSESQANKLTVVGKVDPTTLRDKLAAKTNKKVDLVSPQPKKDNKDDGGDAKKKPPEKSNDDKKTKEPPVTTAVLKLNLHCQGCIQKIHKTVTKTKGFTEMSIDKEKELLTVKGSMDMKVLAESLKEKLKRSVDIVPPKKEKEKGENNGGGGGGGGDKKKKEGEEGKEGGKLEGNRMDFPPGPTGYGQQIPYVMPYGPGYGAPGYPIPPPPMYIGNPPEMFSDENPNACSIM; this comes from the exons ATGGCCAAG aagaagaagggcggcggcggcggcgacAATAACGCCGGCAACACCGCCAGCAACGACGGGGGTGAGAAGAAGAAGGGCGACGGAggtgagaagaaggaggaaaccCCCATCACTGTAATCCTGAAGATTGACATGCACTGTGAGGGCTGCGCTACCAAGATTGTCAAACGCGTCAAAGGTTTTGCAG GGGTGGAGACAGTGAAGTCAGAGAGCCAGGCGAACAAGCTGACGGTGGTCGGGAAAGTGGACCCCACCACGCTCCGGGACAAGCTCGCCGCCAAGACCAATAAGAAGGTCGACCTCGTCTCCCCCCAGCCCAAAAAGGACAACAAAGACGACGGCGGCGACGCCAAGAAAAAGCCGCCGGAGAAATCCAACGACGACAAAAAAACCAAAGAG CCTCCGGTGACGACCGCGGTTCTGAAGCTGAACCTCCACTGCCAGGGATGCATCCAGAAGATCCACAAGACCGTCACCAAGACGAAAG GGTTCACCGAGATGAGCatcgacaaggagaaggagctGCTGACGGTGAAGGGCTCGATGGACATGAAGGTTCTGGCCGAGAGCTTGAAGGAGAAGCTGAAGAGGTCCGTCGACATTGTCCCGCcgaagaaagagaaggagaagggcGAAAATAACGGCGGAGGCGGAGGTGGCGGCGGGgataagaagaaaaaggaaggggaggagggaaaggagggtgGGAAACTTGAGGGGAACAGGATGGATTTTCCTCCGGGTCCGACCGGGTACGGGCAGCAGATTCCATACGTGATGCCATACGGGCCTGGATACGGAGCACCCGGATACCCGATTCCGCCCCCACCGATGTACATTGGCAACCCGCCGGAGATGTTCAGCGATGAGAACCCTAATGCCTGCTCAATTATGTGA